CGTAAGCCTGGGACATAACAATGGTTCCCACGACGTACAAAACGATGGATACCAGGAACAACTCAAGACGCCCAAAATTGTCTGACAATCTGGCATAAATTGGTTGAGCCAGGGCAGAAGTTGCAGATCTAACAACGTTAACGGTAGCAATACGGGAATGTTCAGCGTATGAGGAGGTTGCGTAAGACTGCAGAGTTCCTCTCATTGTAGCATCCAAACCGTAAGCGTATGCGACCAAAAagatggagaagaaaaatacgACGTAAGCAAGTGGGCTCTTGTACTGTTTAGCAAGAACTTCAATTCTCTTGACACCATAAGTCTTTTCCTCCAGGTTGAAAAGATGGATATTGTTGGAGCGTAGTCCTTCGACCCTTGGGACCACTTTCTTTGGGCCTGTCGCATTATTGACAGTAGTTTCATTTACCACTGGTGGGGTGCCTGAAGAGCCTTTATCACTCACAGATTCAGCAGACATTTTTATTTGACGATTCAGATGGTGCCCTCTTTGGACTTGTTGCCTTTTATACGAGTGGAGGCAACccagaaaaagaaactacTGTCCAATAAATTTTGCTAAGATTTAACAGTACGACCTGAATAAAAAATCCTACTGCGTCTAATGCAATTGAATGCCTCAGTTTTAAAGTTTTTAGGGAAGTAAATTCCGGATAATGCGAgtgtttcaaagttgaacttgaaaagaaacgcagaagaccaaaaaaaggaaaaaagatAGTTATCAGATCATCAGCAAATTATGGGACACTAGGGGGTTGGTGGACGGTCTTAGAAGGAGTGCCTAAAAAAACATGCTTATAATTGCTCTCGAATCTGCAAAATTATCCTTTTTTGAGAGGCTTCTCCAGGAATTATGGACATTCCCGGTAATCTGCTGCAACCATCACAATACCCAGTCAGATTTGAACAAATATGCGTATTGCGAGACTTAACACAGCCTTAGTACATCAGATACCCCTGCTGAGTAAGCTCTGACTAAAAGCGGGGGTCGACAACTCATATTTTTTTTGCTCAAAGTTCTGCTTCCCATTCCACTATTTAGGggatttttcttttcaggATAATTAATTAAGTTCAGACTCTGATGTAACCTTTGCCAAGCTTTTTTATAGCGCAACCCTTAAAATATTGAAATTACGTAACGCAGGCGGTCCAATTGGCGAAGCATTTGGTTCGCCGGAGTCCATTTGTATTTGGTGCGAAGCAAACGAAAAACGAAATAGCTGGGCGCAGGCTGGCCAGCTGTTTCTGCGCCAATTATTTTTTAGAGGGGGCTGGCTGAGGCCAGTTCCTGcgtttccaaaatttggCTGGTCACGTGATAGTTCTGTCGAAAGTCGATTTTCTTCGGATTTAGCTGCTCACCAGTGGTTCTACTCTGTAAGACAGAAAGAGTAAAGCTTGGATCAGAGTGGTAATATGGCGACGTATGTGAATTTTCCTGATTAATGCATAATCGGATCGTGAATGAGGTACTAACATTACAGTCTCTACGTTCGAAATCTGAACGAAAAAGTCTCGGTCAACACtttaaagaaaaaactagATGAACTGTTTTCGCCATATGGAAATGTTCTCGCAATCACAGCTCACAAGAATCTGAAAATGAAGGGACAAGCCTTCGTAGCTTATGCAAAACAGGAGAACGCAATCGATGCGGTGCAATCACTCCAAGGAACAATGCTCTTCGATAAACAATTGGAGATTCAGGATGCTACATCCCAAAGCGATGCAGTGTTGAAGGAAACGTTGGGCAAGacagagtttgaagattacttgaaaaagaggaaagtAGAGAAGGAACAAAAGAATAGGAAACGAGCCTCTTCCGACGAAGAACCAAAACAAAAGACTAAACGTATAAAGATAGTGATCAACAATGAGCCTAACAAGTTACTCCTACTGCAAAAAGTGGATCCAGAGTTGACATCTGCAGACATCAAATCAATATTCGACAAATTCCAGGGCCTTAAAGAGATCAACCTAGtgaaaccaagaaatctTGCACTAATAGAATTTACTGAAGAGTCAGCAGCCGTTATCTGCAAAGAAGCACTGGGCCAAACaatccaaatcaaaaacCATGAATGCTATCTGACATACGCAAAGAAGTAGCAGTCGAATATCATTAATTAAATACTGCTGCGCAGGTATATGTACATGTATAAATTAGAGACCCTAATACTTTCCCGTTATAACAGTCATCATTCCGGACAATAGTCCCTCCTTTTGCTTACCACCTTTCTCCAAATCACCTACCAATCTGTCGTAATAATTTGGGTTACCTTTTGGTTTCAATAGCTTGGAGCTGATTGGATAATATGTAGAGTACTTGTTCTGTGAAATATTTGCAGCGGAAACCAGCTGCTGCTCTAGAACCTGCGACGTTAAAGCGTCAGTCTTGAATGTATCTTTGGGACCACTTTTGTTGCTCAATGTAGAAGAGACAATCTCTGCGATAGATTTGTTTGACTTGgttgtcttcaaatccttGGATTTGGATGGTAATCCAGCAATCACGGCAAATCTCTCGGCTTGAACCTCCTTGAAAGAGGCGAAATGTTCTATTCTTTCCTTTGGAAATGACTCCAAAACGGACACCAACCGTTTTGCGACTTCTTTTGCTGTGGTAGCCATATTTTGATAAGCTTGAGATGGATTCCGCTTCTGtatctattttttttttcacgTTTACTCTTTTCGTATCGCCAATCAGATGTAGACCCAATGTAATACGGTCAGCACACGCATATCGACTCCCAGTACTTAC
This is a stretch of genomic DNA from Komagataella phaffii GS115 chromosome 3, complete sequence. It encodes these proteins:
- a CDS encoding Mitochondrial translational activator of the COB mRNA, whose product is MATTAKEVAKRLVSVLESFPKERIEHFASFKEVQAERFAVIAGLPSKSKDLKTTKSNKSIAEIVSSTLSNKSGPKDTFKTDALTSQVLEQQLVSAANISQNKYSTYYPISSKLLKPKGNPNYYDRLVGDLEKGGKQKEGLLSGMMTVITGKY